The genome window TCGGGGCGTTACAAAATTCGTCCTGGGACAGGCACTGGAGCTTTGGCAGGATCCGGACCGCCTGCAATCGCCGAGTCGTCCGGTTCGGGTCTTCACCTGGGCTGACGGCACCCGATTGATCCGGAAAGAGCCGCAGGACGCGGGCCTGCTTTAACATCTTGACATGGCCGGGCGGACAGCTATTTTCCGGCACCGTTTCAACGCGGCGCTCCCGCACGGTTTGGGTGCGACGCGCTTCAAGTAGAAGGATCAAGGCGATGGCGAAGCCCGCGACCGTTCAAATCAAATTGGTAAGCACGGCTGGCACCGGTCATTTCTATGTGACCAAGAAGAACCCGCGCAACCAGACGGAAAAGCTGGAATTCCGCAAGTACGACCCGGTTGTGCGCAAGCACGTCGCGTACAAGGAATCCAAGATCAAGTAAGCTGCTGCTGCCCCCTCATCGGGGCGCGGACACAAATCGGCCGCCGGAATTCGGCGGCCTTTTTGCGTTTCCAATCATGAAATGCGGTCCGAGCGCTTATAGCGTCCCGACCTTGCAATAGGCCCCGCGCTGGACCAGCACGCGGCAGATGGCCTTGCCCTGAGCATCGCTTTCCAATGGTCCGGCATGCAGGCGGTAAAACACGCCCTTTCCGGCAATGTCCACTTTCCGGATCAGCGGGCGCATGCCCTGCAGCTGATCGCGATGCGCTGCCATCATCTGCTGCCAGCCGCGTTCAGCGTTACCCGGCTCCTTGTATGATGCCAGGTGCACCGCGACGGTTCTGGGCGGCACCCCAGCCTCTTCCGCAGCGGTGGCCGCCATGGCCGCCTCCTGCCCCTGCTGTGGCGCCTGAGATTCCGTCTGGGAGCCGACCAGACCCGACTGAGGCGCCTGAGATGGGGCCGGCTCCATGGTCTGGGGTGTTCCGTCCTGGGCAATCATGCCAAGCGCCGTCGGACCGGCGCGCGGCGTCGGCGGCGCATCGGCAGGGGAGTCTGACTGAGACAGCGACATCTGGTCCGGTTGTTCGGATTCCAGAACCACCGCGCCCGGCGCCGGCACGGGCATGCCGGCCCGCTGCATCGGCATCGCGGCGCGGGAATAGCCAGTCAATCGACGTTCCTGAGGCGGACCGCCATTCGAATCGACTGCAATCAGATGCACATAGTTGCCGACTTCCGGTGCGTAATAGAAAACGACCTCGTCCGGCTGCTGACGGCCACAGGATATTCTGTAGGCAGGAAAAGTCCCGGCCGGCACTGCGACGGATTGAAGATCCCCGGTCTCGCACGTCCAGTCGAACTCCCACGCATAGGGCGGTCGGTCGGTATCAACCGTGGAGCGGAAGGTAATGTCATTGCCGGGCTTCAGCGGAAACATCGAGCCGGACATGTCGGAAATCAGCCGTCTGCCGCTGCCACGGGATTCGCTGCTCCATTCCAGGGCGGGCAGCAAAGGGTTCGGCGCCGTGATCTGAGTTTCGCCGTTATCCGCCTGCCAGGCGATGTTGCCATCCTCGGTGACCGAAACGACCTGCCAGGTGACTGTCGGATTGTCGAATACGAAAGTATCACCCGGTCGCAGATCCGGGGGCGTCTGGGAGGCGGCACGGACGGCCGCCATGCGGTCCGTGGCAACGCCAGGTACCTCTTCCGCCATCGGGTCGAGTATGTCGCAACCGGCAAGCATCAGGGCCGCCAGTCCGGCGAGCGCACATCCGGGGTAACTCAGTCTCGTCTTGATCATTGTCTCACGCTTCCGCTAGCGCGGTGGCGGCATGTCACCGAACAGCAAGCTTCCAGGTATTTCGAAACCGCCGGTTCCCGTGTCCCCGCCCTGCGGCAGGACGGCAATGGCATCCGTGTCGACGCGTACCGTCTCCGGCACTGTCACAGGCTCCAGCTTTGCGACCGCCGGCCGGACCGCTTGTCCCGTTGCGGGCGCAGCCTCCGCCACAGCCGGTGTCGGTAGAACCGTCTCAACGGCGGTCGGGACGTCCGCTCGAGGGGCCGATGCGATCGGAGGGGCCGATACGGTCGGCGCGGCCAAAGGCGATTCCGCCTCCACAGGGCCTTCATCCCTGGTCACGAACAGGTTCTGAACGCGCTCCAGAAGGCTCGGGCCCGATGATGCCTGTTCATCGCCGGCCAGCGGCAAATCAGCCCCAGCCCCCGCACGTGTTTCCAGGTTGGGCGCGCTTGTCTCAACCGCCGTTGACTGGACCGCGACGGGTTGCGCTGCGGCCGCCTCTGAAATGACCGGTTCAGTGGGAGCGCTTCCTGCCCCCGGCACGACCGGCTGCGACGCCGGCGAAACATCGACAAGATTGGGCTCCACGTTCTGCGGCGGAACGGCGAACTCCCCGGAGAAAAGGGAAGTCCCTGCTCCGTCCTGCGCGACAGCAATGGAATCCGTCGAAAGGCCATCGCCGGCTGCTGGCGTCAAGGTTCCGGATTCAGCGGTCGGCGGGGGCACGTCCAATGCCCCGGTTGTCCCGTCGGTCGGCGGCGGTTCGATGACCGATTCGGTATCCTGATCCGCTTCACTCTCGACATTGGACTCGGCCGGCTGTTCCGTTTCCTGCACCGTCGGCGTTGCATCGGCGGGAGGCGTTTCCGGCGCCGGCGGCTGAGCCCGATTGAGCGGCGTTGGGGTCTGGGCCTCGATATTCGCGCGATACTGCTGAACGCGCGGATCCGGTTCCGGATCATCGATCTCGCTCGCGCCGGTCAGATATTCTTCCGGATTCTCGATGATCTGGACATCGATGCCCAGCATGGCCGGCGTCATGATTCCCATGGCGACCGCCAGTTCATACACCGCCACCCGGGTATCGTAGTCGGCACGGATCAGGTTCTGTTCCGCCTGAAAAACCTCGTTCTCGGCATCGAGAACGTTCAACGTGGTTTCCTTGCCGGCATCGCGCAGCTTCTGGCGCGCCGTGAACACTTCCTGCGCAATGGACACCGCGTTGAGCAACAGCTCCTTTCGGTCGCGCGTGTTCTTCAACTTGGTCCAGGCCTGACGGACCTGGCGTTCCACCTCACGCTTCGTCCGATCCGCGGCTGACAATTGTTCAATCAGGGATTCCTGCGCGCTGGTGACGGCGGCATCGGTCCGGAATCCCGAAAAGACCTCCCAGGACATTTCGATCAGGACGGCGGAATCCTTGGACAATCCGCGGGTGCCGCCGACATTGCTTTCATGATCGACCCGGCCGACCAGATCGAAGACCGGCAGATAGCCGGAACGCTGTGCTTCGACGGTGAACCGGGCGCTTCGGGCAAGAAACTCGCGGCCCGCCAGCAGTGGATTTTCCTCACGGGCCGTGAAGATCGCGTCCTCCAGCGTCGGGGGGACGACTTCGCTGGGCGACGGCTCCAACCGCATCTGCGTGATGTCCGGCTCGCGATTGAAATGCAGAACATATTCCGACATTGCCTGGCGCAACTGGCCTTCCAGATCGACGCGCTGTTCAATCGCCAACTGCAGGCGCGACTTGGCCTGCAGCACATCCACTTCAATGCCCGCCCCGCGCTCGACGCGCTCGGTTTCAAGCTGCAGCTGTTCGCGAATCGTCCGTTCCCGCGCCCGGGCAACCCGGATCAGTTCGTTCAGCCGCAAGACATTGAGATAGGACGTAATTCCCTGCAACATGACGGTCTGTACCGTGCTTTCCAGGGCGTAGGTTACGCTGTCCCGTGCCATGCGGGCCGAATCGACAGAGTTCGGGGTCAGTCCCCCATCATAAAGATTCTGACGAACTTCGATGCCCAAGGCATTGAAACGAACCAGCTCGTTGTCATCGTTCGTGCCGCGTGTCGTCGGGTTCGACACGATGTTGCCACCGGCGCTGCCGGTCAGGGAGACCGTCGGAAGATAGCCGGAGCGGGAGGTGGTGATCGCCTCGTTCGCGCGGCGCAGAATGGCGCGCTGTTCCTCGATCCGGGGGTGTGTCTTGACCAGGTGATAAAGCTCATCCTGCAGGGTCTGGGCGAGACTTTCCTGCGGCAGGGCCATGGACATGGCGAACCCGACCGCCGCGGCGAAAATCCCGCCACGGGCGAATACGTTCGTCCATGTTCTGCTATTGTCCACCGGCGCCCCTAAAAACCCCCGTCCGGGATGCTGCGACGCACAACATCCTGATAGTTCAATCGTCGAATATCACAACAACCGGTGCTCCGCCAGCGAGCGTTTCCGGCGGATGGATCTTTACCGCTCTCTGAACGCTTCGTGCTGTAGTTTGAGCACGGGCTTCACCAGGTAATCAAGCACCGTTCGCGTCCCGGTATGAATATCGACGCTGGCTTCCATGCCGGGTGTGATCGGAAAGTCACCTTCCCGTTCGCCGAGGTAGGTTCGATCGGTGCGCACGACCACTTCGTAGTAGGTCTCCCCCTTCTGACCGGTGTTGGTACTGGCGGAAACCCGCTCCACCGCGCCTTCCAGCCCCCCATATCGGGCATAGTCATAGGTCGTGATCTTTACCACGGCGCGCTGACCGGCGGCCACGAATCCCCTGTCCTTCGGATTCAACCGGGCTCGAATCTCGAGGTCTTCGGATGCCGGGACGATCTCGACAATGGGTTCACCAGGCCGGATCACGCCCCCGACGGTGTTCGTCTTCAGGTTCTTCACGATCCCGTCGATCGGGCTCTTGATTTCGGACCTCAATGCCTGGTCCGTGGCGGTGCCCATGGTCTCTTTTAACTCAGCGATTCGCGTCTCGACGGGCACGAGCTCTTCCAATGCGCGCCGGCTGTAGCGCTCCGTCTCCCGTTTACGCTCGGCATTGATCTCCTGCAGGGCGGCCCTGGCGCGGGGAATCGATTGGTTCATGACATCGATCTGGCCGCGTAGCTGTTCGACCTCGCCCTCGATGGCCACATGTTCCATGCGCGGCGTCAGGCCCTCTGCCAGCAGGTCGGCGGACATGCTCAGCCGCTGTTCGGCCAGTTTCAGGTCACGCCGAACCGAGGCGATATGTGCCTCCAACTCCGAAATCTCCAGATTCCGCTGCCTCGCCTTCTCATCCAGCACGGCAAGAGAGGACAGCAAGTCCCTCTTCCGCCCCATATAACTGCGCAGTTCCGCCTCGACCATTTCGGGACGCCGCTCGACCAGGTCTTCCGGAAAAACGGGTTCCGCGTCGCCCCCTTCCGCCTCGGCTTCCAGCCGTGCCTTCGCCAGCAGCATGCCGTCCAGGCGCACCCTAACCTCCTCCTGATTGATGCCGGCGCCACCGAGGTTCAGCTGCATCAGCGGCTGCCCCTTCGCGACCGTATCGCCTTCACCAACCAGAATCGCCTCGATCACGCCGCCTTCCAGATGCTGAACCACCTGGAGCTGCTGCTGCGGAATGACCTCTCCGACCGCCACGGCGACCTCATCGAGCTCCGCCATGCTGGACCAGCCGAGAAATCCGACGATCATCAGCCCCGGGCCCCAGGTACAGAATCGCGACCCGCCAACCTTCACACTGGCGCGCAACCCTTCCAGCGGGCTGGGACTGTTGGACAGGGTACTCATGCCCGGCCCCTCCAGCTTGCGTTACTCGGCAGCATGAGCGCCCCCTCCCGAACCCGTAGCCGGCACCGGAGCGCCCTGCCCCTGACCTTGCCCGCCGCCGGAGAGTTTCGTCATGACGTCCTTGGCCGACCCTGCCAGGGCCACCCGTCCCTTTTCGAGGACCAGTATGGAATCCGCCACGGAAAGCAGGGTCGGCGAGTGCGTCGATATCAGGATGGTGTGATCCTTCGACATTTCCCTCAGATTGCGCGCCAGCGCCAGTTCGGCCTCGCCATCCATATCGCCGGACGGCTCGTCCAGAAGCAGCACCGGCGGATCGCCGATCAAGGTTCGTGCCGCGGAAATTCGGCGCTTCTGCCCACCGGACAGGCGCCCTCCCG of Alphaproteobacteria bacterium contains these proteins:
- the rpmG gene encoding 50S ribosomal protein L33 — protein: MAKPATVQIKLVSTAGTGHFYVTKKNPRNQTEKLEFRKYDPVVRKHVAYKESKIK
- a CDS encoding SPOR domain-containing protein, giving the protein MIKTRLSYPGCALAGLAALMLAGCDILDPMAEEVPGVATDRMAAVRAASQTPPDLRPGDTFVFDNPTVTWQVVSVTEDGNIAWQADNGETQITAPNPLLPALEWSSESRGSGRRLISDMSGSMFPLKPGNDITFRSTVDTDRPPYAWEFDWTCETGDLQSVAVPAGTFPAYRISCGRQQPDEVVFYYAPEVGNYVHLIAVDSNGGPPQERRLTGYSRAAMPMQRAGMPVPAPGAVVLESEQPDQMSLSQSDSPADAPPTPRAGPTALGMIAQDGTPQTMEPAPSQAPQSGLVGSQTESQAPQQGQEAAMAATAAEEAGVPPRTVAVHLASYKEPGNAERGWQQMMAAHRDQLQGMRPLIRKVDIAGKGVFYRLHAGPLESDAQGKAICRVLVQRGAYCKVGTL
- a CDS encoding TolC family outer membrane protein; amino-acid sequence: MDNSRTWTNVFARGGIFAAAVGFAMSMALPQESLAQTLQDELYHLVKTHPRIEEQRAILRRANEAITTSRSGYLPTVSLTGSAGGNIVSNPTTRGTNDDNELVRFNALGIEVRQNLYDGGLTPNSVDSARMARDSVTYALESTVQTVMLQGITSYLNVLRLNELIRVARARERTIREQLQLETERVERGAGIEVDVLQAKSRLQLAIEQRVDLEGQLRQAMSEYVLHFNREPDITQMRLEPSPSEVVPPTLEDAIFTAREENPLLAGREFLARSARFTVEAQRSGYLPVFDLVGRVDHESNVGGTRGLSKDSAVLIEMSWEVFSGFRTDAAVTSAQESLIEQLSAADRTKREVERQVRQAWTKLKNTRDRKELLLNAVSIAQEVFTARQKLRDAGKETTLNVLDAENEVFQAEQNLIRADYDTRVAVYELAVAMGIMTPAMLGIDVQIIENPEEYLTGASEIDDPEPDPRVQQYRANIEAQTPTPLNRAQPPAPETPPADATPTVQETEQPAESNVESEADQDTESVIEPPPTDGTTGALDVPPPTAESGTLTPAAGDGLSTDSIAVAQDGAGTSLFSGEFAVPPQNVEPNLVDVSPASQPVVPGAGSAPTEPVISEAAAAQPVAVQSTAVETSAPNLETRAGAGADLPLAGDEQASSGPSLLERVQNLFVTRDEGPVEAESPLAAPTVSAPPIASAPRADVPTAVETVLPTPAVAEAAPATGQAVRPAVAKLEPVTVPETVRVDTDAIAVLPQGGDTGTGGFEIPGSLLFGDMPPPR
- a CDS encoding HlyD family type I secretion periplasmic adaptor subunit, with amino-acid sequence MSTLSNSPSPLEGLRASVKVGGSRFCTWGPGLMIVGFLGWSSMAELDEVAVAVGEVIPQQQLQVVQHLEGGVIEAILVGEGDTVAKGQPLMQLNLGGAGINQEEVRVRLDGMLLAKARLEAEAEGGDAEPVFPEDLVERRPEMVEAELRSYMGRKRDLLSSLAVLDEKARQRNLEISELEAHIASVRRDLKLAEQRLSMSADLLAEGLTPRMEHVAIEGEVEQLRGQIDVMNQSIPRARAALQEINAERKRETERYSRRALEELVPVETRIAELKETMGTATDQALRSEIKSPIDGIVKNLKTNTVGGVIRPGEPIVEIVPASEDLEIRARLNPKDRGFVAAGQRAVVKITTYDYARYGGLEGAVERVSASTNTGQKGETYYEVVVRTDRTYLGEREGDFPITPGMEASVDIHTGTRTVLDYLVKPVLKLQHEAFRER